In one window of Blattabacterium sp. (Cryptocercus punctulatus) str. Cpu DNA:
- the proS gene encoding proline--tRNA ligase, which translates to MHKLTKRNEDYSKWYNDIIIKSELAEFSGVRGFMIIKPYGFSIWEIMQKKLDKMFKESGHKNVYFPLLIPKSFFSKEKKHIDDFSKGCAIVTHYKFKKNKNQEKLTIDSKSKLKEELVIRPTSESIVWKTYRRWIQSYRDLPILFNQWGNAIRWEMHTRLFLRTSEFLWQEGHTAHSTKNEAIEETKKILNIYTKFSENIMAIPVLKGIKPYMDKFSGSETTYCIEALMQDGKSLQIGTSHFLGQNFSKVFDVKFTNKNGGKEYVWSTSWGVSTRLIGGFAMLHSDDHGLILPPKIAPIQTVIIPIYKNQKELVKINEIVEKIKKILKNKGISIKYDNRELFTPGWKFHEYEMKGIPIRISIGENEIKMEKVEVFRRDTYEKSHISWNKIITLIPELLEKIQKNIYQKALNRTKKLTIISDHYEDFKKKIKDKGGFILAHWDGTISTAKKIQKETEATIRCIPIPNEKKIGKCIYSGSPSTQRVVFAKSY; encoded by the coding sequence ATGCATAAATTAACTAAACGTAATGAGGATTATTCCAAATGGTATAATGATATTATCATTAAATCTGAATTAGCAGAATTTTCTGGAGTTCGTGGTTTTATGATTATTAAACCATATGGATTCTCTATATGGGAAATAATGCAAAAAAAATTGGACAAAATGTTTAAAGAATCGGGACATAAAAATGTTTATTTTCCCTTATTAATTCCTAAATCTTTCTTTTCAAAAGAAAAAAAACATATTGATGATTTTTCGAAAGGATGTGCTATAGTTACGCATTACAAGTTTAAAAAAAATAAGAACCAAGAAAAATTAACAATTGATTCAAAATCTAAATTAAAAGAAGAATTAGTAATTAGACCAACTTCTGAAAGTATTGTATGGAAAACTTATAGACGTTGGATTCAATCTTATAGAGATCTTCCTATTCTTTTTAATCAATGGGGGAATGCTATTAGATGGGAAATGCATACTCGTTTATTTTTAAGAACTTCTGAATTTTTATGGCAAGAAGGTCATACAGCTCATTCTACAAAAAATGAAGCTATAGAAGAAACTAAAAAAATATTAAATATTTATACTAAATTTTCAGAAAATATTATGGCTATTCCTGTATTGAAAGGAATAAAACCTTATATGGATAAATTTTCTGGATCTGAAACTACTTATTGTATTGAAGCGCTTATGCAAGATGGAAAATCACTACAAATTGGAACTTCGCATTTTTTAGGTCAAAATTTTTCAAAAGTTTTCGATGTAAAATTTACTAATAAAAATGGGGGTAAAGAATACGTATGGTCTACCTCTTGGGGTGTATCTACTAGATTAATTGGTGGATTCGCAATGTTACATTCAGATGATCATGGTTTAATATTACCTCCAAAAATAGCGCCTATACAAACTGTTATTATTCCTATATATAAAAACCAAAAAGAATTAGTTAAAATAAATGAAATAGTTGAAAAAATTAAAAAAATTCTTAAAAATAAAGGAATTAGTATAAAATATGATAATAGAGAACTTTTTACTCCAGGATGGAAATTTCATGAATACGAAATGAAGGGAATTCCCATACGGATTAGTATTGGAGAAAATGAAATAAAAATGGAAAAAGTTGAAGTATTTAGAAGAGATACTTACGAAAAATCACATATATCTTGGAATAAGATAATCACATTGATTCCAGAACTTCTTGAAAAAATACAAAAAAATATTTATCAAAAAGCTTTAAATAGAACAAAAAAATTAACCATTATTTCAGATCATTATGAAGACTTTAAAAAAAAAATAAAGGATAAAGGAGGTTTTATTCTTGCTCATTGGGATGGTACTATAAGTACAGCAAAAAAAATTCAAAAAGAAACTGAGGCTACTATACGTTGTATTCCTATTCCAAATGAAAAAAAAATTGGAAAATGTATTTATTCTGGTTCTCCTTCTACTCAACGAGTAGTTTTTGCTAAATCTTATTAA
- the rpmF gene encoding 50S ribosomal protein L32, with amino-acid sequence MAHPKRRQSKSRKNKRRTHLKIKEPLLVKCSLTNQKHLYHNAYWHEEKLFYRGKKVLKKK; translated from the coding sequence ATGGCACATCCTAAAAGAAGACAATCTAAATCCAGAAAAAATAAAAGAAGAACTCATCTAAAAATAAAGGAACCTTTATTAGTTAAATGTTCTTTAACTAATCAAAAGCATTTATATCATAATGCTTATTGGCATGAAGAAAAACTTTTTTACAGAGGAAAAAAGGTATTGAAAAAAAAATAA
- the accB gene encoding acetyl-CoA carboxylase biotin carboxyl carrier protein produces the protein MDYKNIKSLIQFISKSDIYEIMIKIGETKIHIKNKIFRKKKKNTLNPIFTKNHRKRSSHISDFYDKFSKLEEKNIEKDRYLTIKSPMIGTFYRRPHPDKDPFVNIGDKIKIGEKVCVIEAMKLFNDIESEVDGKIVKILVEDSSPVDYDQPLFILDPNY, from the coding sequence ATGGATTACAAAAATATTAAATCGCTTATTCAATTTATTTCTAAATCTGATATTTATGAAATAATGATTAAAATAGGAGAAACAAAAATTCATATTAAAAATAAAATATTTAGAAAAAAGAAAAAAAATACATTGAATCCAATTTTTACAAAAAATCATAGAAAAAGATCTTCCCATATTTCTGATTTTTACGATAAATTTTCTAAATTAGAAGAAAAAAATATTGAAAAAGATCGTTATTTAACCATTAAATCTCCTATGATTGGAACTTTTTATCGTAGACCACATCCAGATAAAGATCCTTTTGTTAATATTGGAGATAAAATAAAAATAGGGGAAAAAGTTTGTGTAATAGAAGCCATGAAGTTATTTAATGATATAGAATCTGAAGTAGATGGAAAAATTGTTAAAATTCTTGTAGAAGATTCTTCTCCAGTTGATTATGATCAACCTTTATTTATTTTAGATCCTAATTATTAG
- the accC gene encoding acetyl-CoA carboxylase biotin carboxylase subunit yields the protein MFKKILIANRGEIALRIIRTAKEMGIKTVAVYSTADKYSLHVYFADEAVCIGPPYSYQSYLNVPNLISAAEITNADAIHPGYGFLSESAYFSSMCRKHKIKFIGPRPNQIIQMGNKISAKKTMKNAGISCLPGSDCCVESSYKEVEKIAEKIGYPIIIKAVYGGGGKGIRSVLDKKELKISWEEAKKEALACFGKTDMYIEKLIIDPRHIEIQIISDRYGKSCHLSERDCSIQRRNQKLVEEAPSPFLTISLRKKMGEEAVKAAEFIHYEGIGTIEFLVDKNKNFYFMEMNPRIQVEHTITEEITGLDLVQEQIFLAYGKKISGKNYYPKMYSIECRINAEEPYQDFRPVPGKIIQIHFPGGKGVRIDTHIYAGYRVPHHYDSMIAKIITTAKSRKETIEKMRRSLEEFLIEGIRTTIPFHRQLMQNNDFLKGNYNTNFLKKLHLDSKFDNDHSNY from the coding sequence ATGTTTAAAAAAATATTAATAGCTAATCGTGGAGAAATTGCCTTACGGATTATACGAACCGCTAAAGAAATGGGAATAAAAACAGTAGCTGTTTATTCTACCGCAGATAAATATAGTCTTCATGTTTATTTTGCGGATGAAGCTGTATGTATTGGCCCTCCTTATTCTTATCAATCTTATCTAAATGTTCCAAATTTAATATCTGCTGCTGAAATTACTAATGCAGATGCTATTCATCCTGGATATGGATTTTTATCCGAAAGTGCCTATTTTTCATCTATGTGTAGAAAACATAAAATTAAATTTATTGGTCCTCGTCCAAATCAAATAATTCAGATGGGTAATAAAATATCAGCTAAAAAAACTATGAAAAATGCTGGAATTTCGTGTTTACCTGGATCAGATTGTTGTGTGGAATCTTCTTATAAAGAAGTGGAAAAAATAGCAGAAAAAATAGGATATCCTATTATTATTAAAGCAGTTTATGGAGGTGGAGGTAAAGGAATACGATCGGTTTTGGATAAAAAAGAATTAAAAATATCTTGGGAAGAAGCAAAAAAAGAAGCTTTAGCATGTTTTGGAAAAACAGATATGTATATAGAAAAATTAATTATAGATCCAAGACATATAGAAATACAAATAATTAGTGATCGATATGGAAAATCCTGTCATTTATCCGAAAGAGATTGTTCAATTCAACGAAGAAACCAAAAATTGGTAGAAGAGGCCCCTTCTCCATTTTTAACTATTTCTTTGAGAAAAAAAATGGGAGAAGAAGCTGTAAAAGCTGCAGAATTTATTCATTATGAAGGTATAGGAACTATAGAATTTTTAGTAGATAAAAATAAAAATTTTTACTTTATGGAAATGAATCCAAGAATTCAAGTAGAACATACTATTACCGAAGAAATAACCGGTTTAGATCTTGTACAAGAACAAATTTTTTTAGCTTATGGAAAAAAAATTTCGGGGAAAAATTATTATCCAAAAATGTATTCAATAGAATGTAGAATTAATGCTGAAGAACCTTATCAAGATTTTCGTCCTGTTCCCGGAAAAATTATTCAAATACATTTCCCAGGAGGTAAAGGTGTCCGTATAGATACGCATATTTATGCTGGATATAGAGTACCACATCATTATGATTCTATGATTGCAAAAATTATCACCACTGCAAAAAGTAGAAAAGAAACTATTGAAAAAATGCGGCGTTCCTTAGAAGAATTTTTAATAGAAGGAATTCGGACTACCATTCCCTTTCATAGACAGCTTATGCAAAATAATGATTTTTTAAAAGGAAATTATAATACAAATTTTTTAAAAAAACTTCACTTAGATTCTAAATTTGATAATGATCATTCAAATTATTGA
- the prfA gene encoding peptide chain release factor 1, translating to MKKNSLINKFEVIEKEFQKISNSILDPKIIYNRNQKKYKIYLKKYRILKNIMDIYEIYKKKLSSLQEANEILKNDSDPEMKEIAYLEKNKILEDLYSIEKKSYNILFSNINTEENDDDHRNAIVELRSGTGGDEACLFVEDILRMYIMYFKQVGYKYEIINIQKGGIKGYKEIILNVSGNNIKGGVYGNLKFESGVHRVQRIPKTESQGRIHTSAITVAVLPEIKDIEMDIHLSDIKKDTFRSSGSGGQHVNKTESAVRLTHLPSKITVECQEERSQHKNFEKAMNVLRSRLYQNEIEKQSKERSIKRKSLVSTGDRSVKIRTYNYPKKRVTDHRIHKSIHDLTGFMNGNIQEIIDFLKFFEKKQINNLNDHYQI from the coding sequence ATGAAAAAAAATTCGTTGATTAATAAATTTGAAGTAATTGAAAAAGAATTTCAAAAAATATCAAATTCTATTTTAGATCCTAAAATTATATATAATAGAAATCAAAAAAAATATAAAATATACTTAAAAAAATATCGAATATTGAAAAATATAATGGATATTTATGAAATATACAAAAAAAAATTATCCTCTCTTCAAGAAGCCAACGAAATTTTAAAAAATGATTCTGATCCTGAAATGAAGGAAATAGCTTATTTAGAAAAAAATAAAATTTTAGAAGATTTATATTCTATTGAAAAAAAATCATATAATATTCTATTTTCTAATATAAATACAGAAGAAAATGACGATGATCATAGAAATGCAATTGTAGAATTACGTTCTGGAACAGGAGGAGATGAAGCATGTCTTTTCGTAGAAGATATATTAAGAATGTATATAATGTATTTTAAACAAGTAGGTTATAAATATGAAATTATAAATATTCAAAAAGGAGGAATTAAAGGATATAAAGAAATAATTTTAAATGTAAGTGGAAATAATATCAAAGGAGGAGTTTATGGAAACTTAAAATTTGAATCTGGAGTACATAGAGTGCAAAGAATTCCAAAGACTGAATCTCAAGGAAGAATACATACATCGGCTATTACAGTTGCTGTACTTCCTGAAATAAAAGATATAGAGATGGACATACATTTATCTGATATAAAAAAAGATACATTTCGATCTAGTGGTTCTGGAGGTCAACATGTAAATAAAACAGAGTCCGCTGTACGGTTAACTCACTTGCCAAGTAAAATTACGGTAGAATGTCAAGAAGAACGCTCTCAACATAAAAATTTTGAAAAAGCTATGAACGTTTTACGATCACGTCTTTATCAAAATGAAATAGAAAAACAATCTAAAGAAAGATCTATAAAAAGAAAATCTTTAGTCTCTACAGGAGATCGATCTGTAAAAATACGTACCTATAATTATCCTAAAAAAAGAGTTACAGATCATAGAATTCATAAATCTATCCATGATCTTACAGGATTTATGAATGGAAATATTCAAGAAATAATTGATTTTTTAAAATTTTTTGAAAAAAAACAAATCAATAATTTGAATGATCATTATCAAATTTAG
- a CDS encoding DUF4293 family protein, with protein MLYRIQTFYLFLSILISSISLYLYVYYYQQKEIKNSFFIDKIFLIFLIITFILSIISLLFFKKKKIQIFCNCLNILINSATLIYIIFFSYYYKYFLITKNLIILILSTMLFLYLSNKKIKKDIKLIRSMNRIR; from the coding sequence ATGTTATACCGAATACAAACTTTTTATTTATTTTTATCTATATTAATTTCTTCTATTTCTTTATATTTATACGTTTATTATTATCAACAAAAAGAAATAAAAAATTCCTTTTTTATAGATAAAATATTTCTAATTTTTTTAATTATAACTTTCATTTTATCTATTATAAGTCTTCTTTTTTTTAAAAAAAAAAAAATTCAAATTTTTTGTAATTGTTTAAATATACTTATAAATAGTGCTACTTTAATATACATTATTTTTTTTTCGTATTATTATAAATATTTTTTAATAACAAAAAATCTTATTATTCTTATATTATCAACGATGTTATTTCTATATCTTTCTAATAAAAAAATAAAAAAAGATATAAAATTAATTCGTTCTATGAATAGAATACGATAA
- the rho gene encoding transcription termination factor Rho gives MYDITELKSKKLFELQEIARSLGLKKCTQLRKNELLEKIISIFNKKKYPQMSSSKIENSLLKKGFKIIKKTESKIQFSENINEKKKFIPKENLKTSSNIPEETGKYKKKYFPSWKKIDRSEFKTPISTTDSRFSQKASNKYRAPEYEFEGIIISEGVLDIMQENYGFLRSSDFNYLSSPDDIYVSQSQIRLFGMKTGDTIRGEVRPPKEGEKYFPLIKVIEINGRNPSFVRERDSFEHLTPLFPNEKFKLAEKNATLSTRIVDLFTPIGKGQRGMIVAPPKTGKTTLLKEIANAIAANHPEVYLIILLIDERPEEVTDMQRNVKGEVIASTFDEPAERHVKVANIVLQKAKRMVECSHDVVILLDSITRLARAYNTVSPASGKVLSGGVDANALHRPKRFFGAARNIEDGGSLSIIATAMIDTGSKMDEVIFEEFKGTGNKELQLDRKISNKRIYPAIDLVSSSTRKDNLLLDTNTLQRMWILRKHLSDMNPVEAMEFLRSRMARTKNNEEFLISMNG, from the coding sequence ATGTATGATATTACTGAATTAAAAAGTAAAAAACTTTTTGAATTACAGGAGATTGCTCGTTCTTTAGGATTAAAAAAATGTACACAATTACGAAAAAACGAACTCCTAGAAAAAATAATTTCCATTTTCAATAAAAAAAAATATCCTCAAATGTCTTCTTCAAAGATAGAAAATTCTTTATTAAAAAAAGGATTTAAAATTATAAAAAAAACAGAATCTAAGATCCAATTTTCAGAAAATATTAATGAAAAAAAGAAATTTATTCCTAAGGAAAATTTAAAAACATCTTCCAACATTCCAGAAGAAACTGGAAAATATAAAAAAAAATATTTTCCAAGTTGGAAAAAAATTGATAGATCGGAATTTAAAACTCCTATTAGTACTACAGATAGTAGATTTTCACAAAAAGCATCCAATAAATATCGTGCTCCTGAATATGAATTTGAGGGAATTATAATTAGTGAAGGAGTTCTAGATATTATGCAAGAAAACTATGGTTTTTTAAGGTCTTCTGATTTTAATTATTTATCATCTCCTGATGATATTTACGTTTCTCAATCTCAAATTAGACTTTTTGGAATGAAAACTGGAGACACGATAAGAGGAGAGGTTCGTCCTCCTAAAGAAGGAGAAAAATATTTTCCTTTAATTAAAGTTATTGAAATTAATGGAAGAAATCCTTCTTTTGTAAGAGAAAGAGATTCTTTTGAACATTTAACTCCACTTTTCCCCAATGAAAAATTTAAATTAGCTGAAAAAAATGCGACTCTTTCTACAAGAATAGTAGATCTTTTCACACCAATAGGAAAAGGACAAAGAGGAATGATTGTAGCCCCTCCAAAAACAGGAAAAACTACTTTATTAAAAGAAATAGCTAATGCTATTGCTGCTAATCATCCTGAGGTTTATCTAATTATTTTACTTATTGATGAAAGACCAGAGGAAGTTACAGATATGCAACGAAATGTTAAAGGAGAAGTAATCGCTTCTACTTTTGATGAACCAGCAGAAAGACATGTAAAAGTAGCTAATATTGTATTACAAAAAGCTAAAAGAATGGTAGAATGTTCTCATGATGTTGTTATATTATTAGATTCTATCACCCGTTTAGCACGTGCATATAATACAGTTTCTCCAGCTTCTGGAAAAGTTTTATCAGGAGGAGTAGATGCCAATGCTTTGCATAGACCAAAAAGGTTCTTTGGTGCGGCTAGAAATATAGAAGATGGAGGCTCTTTATCTATTATTGCTACCGCTATGATTGATACAGGATCAAAAATGGATGAAGTTATTTTTGAAGAATTTAAAGGGACCGGAAATAAAGAACTTCAATTAGATAGAAAAATTTCTAATAAACGAATTTATCCAGCTATTGATCTTGTTTCATCTAGTACAAGAAAGGATAATCTATTATTAGACACAAATACATTGCAAAGAATGTGGATTTTACGAAAACATCTTTCCGATATGAATCCAGTAGAAGCCATGGAATTTTTAAGATCTCGTATGGCTAGAACTAAAAATAATGAAGAATTTTTAATATCAATGAATGGATGA
- a CDS encoding DNA recombination protein RmuC, which yields MGILCSFIFFIFIYFFRKLECFLIEKLKDHRNEIQKIFQYDRIEFENSFKEIKNEMVQSIIDFQNSIDGRIQFYIENQSNKLNFIHLEQEKLVRITEKKLEEIKENVNEKLQNSLSLHLDKSFEIIGNHLSFLQESVGDMKNLAQDVNVLKRTLNHVKICGSFSEMQLSMLLQQILSPEQYACNVVTKSSTNFVVEFAIKLPGLGDGNIIWLPIDVKFPKETYEKVQIAYNLGEKKIIEIAKKNMVSVIKKMSKDINDKYIDPPHTTNFAILFLPFEGIYAEIVKNSSLLEELQRKYKIVITGPSTLAAMLNSLQIGFRTLAIQKKSSEVWKVLETVKKEFIKFGSLLHQAQDKLQEATKNIDKVMGVRKNLIEKKLRDIDNY from the coding sequence TTGGGAATTTTATGTTCTTTTATTTTTTTTATATTTATCTATTTTTTTAGAAAATTAGAATGTTTTTTAATAGAAAAATTAAAAGATCATCGAAATGAAATACAAAAAATATTTCAATATGATAGAATTGAATTTGAAAATTCTTTTAAAGAGATTAAGAATGAAATGGTACAATCTATAATAGATTTTCAAAATTCTATTGATGGAAGAATTCAGTTTTATATTGAAAATCAATCTAATAAATTAAATTTTATTCATTTAGAACAAGAAAAATTGGTTAGAATAACAGAGAAAAAATTAGAAGAAATTAAAGAAAATGTGAATGAAAAACTTCAAAACTCTTTGAGTTTACATTTGGATAAATCTTTTGAAATAATTGGAAATCATTTGTCTTTTTTACAGGAAAGTGTGGGAGATATGAAGAATTTAGCACAGGATGTAAATGTTTTAAAAAGGACTTTAAATCATGTAAAAATATGTGGAAGTTTTAGTGAAATGCAATTATCTATGCTTTTGCAACAGATTCTATCCCCAGAACAATATGCCTGTAACGTAGTGACTAAATCTAGTACAAATTTTGTAGTGGAATTTGCTATTAAACTTCCAGGACTTGGAGATGGAAATATTATTTGGTTACCGATTGATGTAAAATTTCCAAAAGAAACTTATGAAAAAGTACAAATAGCTTATAATTTAGGAGAAAAAAAAATTATAGAAATAGCTAAAAAAAATATGGTATCTGTTATTAAAAAAATGTCTAAGGATATTAATGATAAATATATAGATCCTCCACATACTACTAATTTTGCTATTCTTTTTTTGCCATTTGAAGGAATATATGCTGAAATAGTAAAAAATTCCAGCTTATTAGAAGAATTACAAAGAAAATATAAAATTGTAATTACCGGACCTTCTACATTAGCTGCTATGTTAAATAGTTTACAGATTGGGTTTCGTACTTTAGCTATTCAAAAAAAAAGTTCCGAAGTATGGAAAGTTTTAGAAACTGTAAAAAAAGAATTTATAAAATTTGGATCATTACTTCATCAAGCACAAGATAAATTACAAGAAGCTACGAAAAATATAGATAAAGTAATGGGTGTTAGGAAAAATTTAATTGAAAAAAAATTAAGAGATATAGATAATTATTAG